A genome region from Deinococcus sp. KNUC1210 includes the following:
- a CDS encoding thioredoxin domain-containing protein codes for MTTPPVNRLASETSPYLRQHMHNPVDWYPWGEEAFAAARTRDVPILLSVGYSTCHWCHVMAHESFENAETAAVMNANFVNIKLDREERPDIDGLYMSAVQAMTGSGGWPMTVFLTHDLRPFYAGTYFPPRDMQGMPSFERVLASVGSAWQTQRDKLESNAEALTAHIREASQPQAAPDNRPPDLLEEAVKSMTRLYDARNGGFGSAPKFPSPTTLGFLLTQPEGRDMALNTLRAMLRGGIYDQLGGGFHRYSVDGQWRVPHFEKMLYDNAQLVSVLLSGYVQSSDPDLLRGAVQTLEYLEREMLNQQETSADRATNGGFYSAQDADTGGIEGLTFVWTPQEFREVLGEEAGEMMQVFGVSDEGNFTDPHHPEFGRRSVLFLPHGLPPHLAQRAELARQRLLAARQQRPQPGTDDKILTSWNGLMLSALATAARITRNPHWLALARQNRDFVWTNLRQSGGALLHTYKDGQAKISGLLEDQALYGLGLVALYRAGGDLNDLQWARQLWETVRRDYWDEDAGVFYTTASTNETLLTRRSEFFDAAVLSSHAAAAQLAVWIARSFADDEAQRIARKAVQTYGRELLAAPAGLGGLLTAAAHLLAPETEIAVVGSPQDRQPFEEVLSAFDLPFTVLASSDTGAGLPVLEGRGTTDGSAVAYVCRGRVCDLPARDATVFGVQVAALVRTPEDSGQ; via the coding sequence ATGACCACGCCCCCTGTCAACCGGCTGGCCTCCGAAACCAGCCCGTACCTGCGCCAGCACATGCATAACCCGGTGGACTGGTATCCCTGGGGCGAGGAGGCGTTCGCGGCAGCCCGCACCCGAGACGTGCCGATTCTGCTGTCGGTGGGGTATTCGACCTGCCACTGGTGCCACGTGATGGCGCACGAGAGCTTCGAGAACGCCGAAACCGCCGCCGTCATGAACGCGAACTTCGTCAATATCAAGCTCGACCGCGAGGAGCGCCCCGACATCGACGGCCTGTATATGAGCGCGGTGCAGGCCATGACCGGCTCTGGCGGCTGGCCCATGACGGTGTTCCTGACGCACGATCTGAGGCCCTTCTATGCCGGAACGTACTTTCCGCCGCGAGATATGCAGGGCATGCCCAGTTTCGAGCGGGTGCTGGCGTCGGTGGGCAGTGCCTGGCAGACCCAGCGGGACAAGCTGGAGAGCAACGCCGAGGCGCTGACCGCTCATATCAGAGAAGCCAGCCAGCCGCAGGCAGCCCCGGACAATCGGCCCCCCGATCTGCTCGAAGAAGCCGTCAAGAGTATGACGCGGCTGTACGACGCCCGGAACGGAGGCTTTGGCAGCGCCCCCAAGTTTCCGTCGCCCACCACCCTGGGGTTTCTGCTGACCCAGCCGGAAGGGCGGGACATGGCGCTGAACACGCTGCGGGCCATGCTGCGCGGCGGCATCTACGACCAGCTCGGCGGCGGTTTTCACCGCTACAGCGTCGATGGACAGTGGCGCGTGCCGCACTTCGAGAAAATGCTGTACGACAATGCCCAGCTCGTATCGGTCCTGCTGAGCGGCTATGTGCAGAGCAGCGACCCCGACCTGCTGCGAGGCGCGGTGCAGACGCTGGAGTATCTGGAACGTGAAATGCTCAACCAGCAAGAGACGTCAGCCGACCGAGCGACGAACGGCGGTTTTTACAGCGCCCAGGACGCCGACACGGGCGGTATCGAGGGCCTGACGTTCGTATGGACGCCGCAGGAATTCCGCGAGGTGCTGGGCGAAGAAGCCGGAGAGATGATGCAGGTCTTCGGGGTGAGTGACGAGGGCAATTTCACCGACCCGCACCACCCGGAATTCGGACGGCGCAGCGTGCTGTTTCTGCCGCACGGCCTTCCGCCACACTTGGCGCAGCGGGCCGAACTCGCCCGCCAGAGGCTGCTGGCCGCCAGACAGCAGCGCCCACAACCCGGCACCGACGACAAGATCCTGACCAGCTGGAACGGCCTGATGCTGTCGGCCCTGGCAACCGCCGCCCGCATCACCAGGAACCCGCACTGGCTCGCGCTGGCACGGCAGAACCGCGATTTCGTGTGGACGAACCTGAGGCAATCCGGCGGAGCGCTGCTGCACACCTACAAGGACGGGCAGGCCAAGATTTCGGGACTGCTGGAAGATCAGGCGCTGTACGGGCTGGGACTGGTGGCGCTGTACCGCGCAGGAGGCGATCTGAACGACCTCCAGTGGGCGCGGCAGCTCTGGGAGACCGTGCGCCGAGACTACTGGGACGAAGACGCGGGCGTGTTCTACACCACCGCCAGCACCAACGAGACCCTGCTCACGCGGCGCAGCGAGTTCTTCGACGCCGCCGTTCTGAGTTCGCATGCAGCCGCTGCTCAGCTTGCCGTGTGGATCGCCCGCTCCTTTGCCGACGACGAAGCGCAGCGCATCGCCCGGAAGGCCGTGCAGACCTATGGGCGCGAACTGCTGGCCGCCCCTGCCGGGCTGGGCGGACTGCTGACGGCGGCGGCCCACCTGCTGGCCCCCGAGACTGAAATCGCCGTGGTGGGCAGCCCGCAGGACAGACAACCCTTCGAGGAGGTGCTGAGCGCCTTCGATCTGCCGTTCACGGTGCTGGCCTCCTCCGACACGGGCGCGGGACTGCCGGTGCTGGAGGGGCGCGGCACGACGGACGGCAGCGCTGTGGCCTATGTCTGCCGGGGCCGGGTGTGCGACCTGCCCGCCCGAGACGCCACAGTTTTCGGGGTGCAGGTGGCGGCACTTGTCAGGACACCGGAAGACAGCGGCCAATAG
- the hflX gene encoding GTPase HflX — protein MTLLIDRRGRVLSVSVADAKGAELPPVRRGEDRLAGFHLLHTHPKGGPLSKNDLSTLFLNRLDAVAAIEVRGDGLPGNVHLAHLTPPGTVGEEEDWRIYPPASPSDIEDFDLGAQVRALEEEIARASRVRAAAPDKERALLVQIDQGEFDAEERLQELSELARTAGAEVVYKELVARKHLKAGTLVGAGKLEELTSRAYHLDAQTLVFGQELGAAQAREIEAATGLKIIDRTQLILDIFALHAQGVESRLQVELAQLRYMKPRLLGAGARLSRIGASGGSAAGGAIGTRGPGETKLELDRRRINDRISFLEAQLRDVSIRREERRKTRSRNDVPVVSIVGYTNAGKSTLLNSFTHAAEEPRRVLAENKLFATLRPTSRQGYLEGIGPVVFTDTVGFIRDLPADLSRAFRATLEEIGDADLLLHVVDAASPGADARYDAVRRILSDLDLEEMPEVVALNKADAAEPEMLERERQRMNGVPISAVTGQGLHALRGVLAETLQQQAEDQAVRVAATRLEHARMKAELSSGSSALRLSTGQYPHD, from the coding sequence ATCACGCTGCTGATCGACCGCCGTGGCAGGGTCCTGAGCGTCAGCGTCGCCGATGCCAAGGGCGCGGAACTGCCCCCCGTGCGGCGCGGCGAGGATCGGCTGGCGGGCTTTCACCTGCTGCACACCCACCCCAAGGGCGGCCCGCTCAGCAAGAACGATCTGTCCACGCTGTTTCTGAACCGTCTGGACGCGGTGGCCGCCATCGAGGTGCGCGGCGACGGTCTGCCGGGAAACGTGCATCTGGCGCACCTGACGCCGCCCGGCACGGTGGGCGAGGAAGAGGACTGGCGCATCTATCCGCCGGCCAGTCCCAGTGACATCGAAGACTTCGATCTGGGTGCCCAGGTGCGGGCGCTGGAAGAGGAAATCGCGCGGGCTTCACGGGTACGCGCCGCCGCCCCGGACAAAGAGCGGGCGCTGCTGGTGCAGATCGATCAGGGCGAATTCGACGCCGAGGAGCGCCTGCAGGAACTCTCCGAACTGGCCCGCACCGCTGGCGCGGAAGTCGTGTACAAGGAACTGGTTGCCCGCAAGCACCTGAAGGCCGGAACGCTGGTCGGTGCGGGCAAGCTGGAGGAACTGACCAGCCGGGCCTATCACCTCGACGCGCAGACGCTGGTGTTCGGACAGGAGCTCGGCGCGGCGCAGGCCCGCGAGATCGAGGCCGCCACGGGCCTGAAGATCATCGACCGCACGCAGCTCATTCTGGATATCTTCGCGCTGCACGCACAGGGCGTCGAGTCGCGGCTCCAGGTCGAGCTGGCGCAGCTGCGGTATATGAAGCCCCGGCTGCTGGGAGCGGGCGCACGGCTGTCGCGCATCGGTGCATCGGGCGGCAGCGCAGCGGGCGGAGCCATCGGCACTCGCGGTCCCGGCGAAACCAAGCTGGAGCTGGATCGCCGCCGGATCAACGACCGAATTTCGTTTCTGGAAGCGCAGCTGCGTGACGTGTCGATCAGGCGCGAAGAGCGGCGCAAGACCCGCAGCCGCAACGACGTGCCGGTGGTCAGCATCGTGGGGTACACCAACGCGGGCAAGAGCACGCTGCTCAACAGTTTCACGCACGCCGCCGAGGAACCCAGACGGGTGCTGGCCGAAAACAAGCTGTTCGCCACGCTGCGGCCCACCAGCCGCCAGGGATATCTGGAGGGCATCGGTCCGGTGGTCTTTACCGACACGGTGGGCTTTATCCGCGATCTGCCCGCCGACCTGAGCCGGGCCTTCAGAGCCACGCTGGAGGAAATCGGAGACGCCGACCTGCTGCTGCACGTGGTCGATGCTGCGTCTCCGGGAGCTGATGCCCGCTACGACGCGGTGCGCCGCATCCTGAGCGACCTCGACCTGGAAGAGATGCCCGAGGTGGTGGCGCTGAACAAGGCCGACGCCGCCGAGCCGGAAATGCTGGAGCGCGAACGCCAGCGCATGAACGGCGTGCCGATCAGTGCCGTGACCGGACAGGGACTGCATGCACTTCGGGGCGTACTGGCCGAAACCCTGCAGCAACAGGCCGAAGATCAGGCGGTGCGCGTGGCGGCGACCCGGCTGGAGCACGCCCGCATGAAGGCCGAGCTTTCCAGCGGTTCATCTGCGCTGCGGCTGAGTACAGGACAATACCCGCATGATTGA
- a CDS encoding GNAT family N-acetyltransferase, translating into MLRPYDPSRDAADFLRLQNLASGHGVSLDSFLKTEASWPAHLVRRQAVTERDGAVVGMAALRSFDYVPPNWLLLTLAVDPAARGQGLGNELERWATAQATELRLDGLAVNVLETAPAGRAWAERRGFALHAHRFASELNLNRPYPAAELPPTLRLRDMTNASEADWDSLEALYGELLTQTPDLAGQPRWTPEALRLVLRDSPRLRPEWLLLAVDEHGETVGLCHGVPISTGIYNEFTAVLPGARGRGLARALKLELIRRAQAAGVQRMRTNNHASNAPMLRVNAALGFEALAGSWELRRTLV; encoded by the coding sequence ATGCTGCGACCCTACGATCCGTCCCGCGACGCCGCCGACTTTCTGCGTCTCCAAAATCTGGCATCCGGACACGGCGTCTCGCTCGACAGCTTCCTGAAAACCGAGGCGAGCTGGCCTGCCCACCTCGTCCGTCGGCAGGCCGTGACTGAACGGGACGGCGCGGTGGTGGGCATGGCGGCCCTGCGCTCATTTGACTATGTGCCGCCGAACTGGCTGCTGCTGACGCTGGCGGTCGATCCTGCGGCCCGTGGGCAGGGCCTCGGAAACGAGCTGGAACGCTGGGCAACCGCACAGGCCACCGAGCTTCGCCTCGACGGTCTGGCGGTCAATGTGTTGGAGACTGCTCCGGCGGGCAGGGCCTGGGCAGAACGTCGGGGGTTTGCGCTGCACGCCCACCGCTTCGCCAGTGAGCTGAATCTGAACAGGCCCTACCCGGCAGCGGAACTGCCGCCGACGCTGCGGCTGCGCGATATGACGAATGCCAGCGAGGCCGACTGGGACAGCCTGGAAGCGCTGTACGGCGAACTGCTGACCCAGACGCCCGATCTGGCCGGACAGCCCCGCTGGACGCCGGAAGCGCTGAGACTGGTTCTGCGAGACAGCCCCCGCCTGCGCCCCGAGTGGCTGCTGCTGGCAGTCGACGAACACGGCGAGACGGTGGGCCTGTGCCACGGCGTTCCCATCAGCACGGGCATCTACAACGAATTCACAGCGGTGCTGCCGGGCGCACGCGGAAGGGGGCTGGCCCGCGCCCTCAAGCTCGAACTGATCCGCCGCGCTCAGGCAGCAGGCGTGCAGCGCATGAGGACCAACAACCATGCCAGCAACGCGCCGATGCTGCGGGTCAATGCGGCCCTGGGCTTCGAGGCACTGGCTGGAAGCTGGGAACTTCGCCGCACTCTGGTGTAA
- a CDS encoding deoxynucleoside kinase → MYVVVEGPIGVGKTSLSRRLAARYGAELSLEVVEENPFLARFYEHPDAYAFQVQVFFLLSRFKQLSALAQGGLFAPAGNVVGDYLFAKDFIFAAMNLHDHEFELYRDLYAHLSPRLPTPDLVIYLRAETDVLLRRIEQRGRSYEQDMQAAYLSELTTRYDEFFRTYPGRLLTIAADEIDFVGDAQHEAELMARIHEALSANSAAD, encoded by the coding sequence GTGTATGTCGTCGTCGAAGGCCCTATCGGGGTCGGAAAAACCAGCCTGTCCCGGCGGCTGGCGGCCCGCTACGGAGCCGAACTGAGCCTGGAAGTCGTGGAGGAAAATCCTTTCCTGGCGCGGTTCTATGAACATCCTGACGCCTACGCCTTTCAGGTACAGGTGTTCTTTCTGCTGTCGCGTTTCAAGCAGCTCAGCGCACTGGCGCAGGGTGGGCTGTTTGCTCCGGCGGGCAACGTGGTGGGCGATTACCTGTTCGCCAAAGACTTCATCTTTGCGGCCATGAACCTGCACGACCACGAATTCGAGCTGTACCGCGACCTGTACGCCCACCTCAGTCCACGCCTGCCGACGCCCGATCTGGTGATCTACCTGAGGGCCGAAACAGATGTGCTGCTGAGGCGCATCGAGCAGCGGGGCCGCAGCTACGAACAGGACATGCAGGCCGCCTATCTGTCAGAGCTGACCACGCGCTACGACGAATTCTTCCGCACCTATCCGGGCAGGTTGCTGACCATTGCAGCCGACGAGATCGATTTTGTGGGCGACGCGCAGCACGAGGCCGAGCTGATGGCCCGCATCCACGAGGCGCTGAGCGCGAACAGCGCCGCAGATTAG
- a CDS encoding deoxynucleoside kinase, which translates to MYIAISGNIGSGKSTLTGMLAARYGLTPVYEAFEENPYLQDFYADMRRYSFHSQVFFLSKRLSQHLTLVNGAERVIQDRTVFEDANVFARNLYEAGQMEERDWRTYGSLYGGILPALRTPDLLIHIDASLPVLRQRIMRRGRGYEQDIPDEYLSRLGRLYDTFVNAYHHSPLLRIPGDTVDFVADPEGFGWVCRQIEARGLREPMLR; encoded by the coding sequence ATGTACATCGCTATTTCAGGCAATATCGGCAGCGGCAAGAGCACCCTCACAGGCATGCTCGCGGCCCGCTATGGCCTTACGCCCGTCTACGAGGCCTTCGAGGAGAATCCGTACCTCCAGGATTTCTACGCCGACATGCGGCGCTACAGCTTTCACAGTCAGGTGTTCTTTCTGAGCAAGCGGCTGTCGCAGCATCTGACACTGGTGAATGGAGCCGAGCGCGTGATTCAGGACCGCACGGTCTTCGAGGATGCCAACGTCTTCGCCCGCAATCTGTACGAAGCCGGGCAGATGGAAGAGCGCGACTGGCGCACCTACGGCAGCCTGTACGGCGGCATTCTGCCCGCGCTCCGCACCCCCGACCTGCTCATTCACATCGACGCCTCGCTGCCGGTGCTGCGCCAGCGCATCATGCGCCGGGGCCGGGGCTACGAGCAGGACATTCCCGACGAGTATCTGTCGCGTCTGGGCCGCCTGTACGACACCTTCGTGAATGCCTATCATCACAGCCCGCTGCTGCGAATTCCCGGCGATACCGTGGACTTCGTGGCCGATCCCGAGGGCTTCGGCTGGGTGTGCCGCCAGATCGAGGCACGCGGCCTGCGCGAACCGATGCTGCGCTGA
- a CDS encoding UDP-N-acetylmuramoyl-L-alanyl-D-glutamate--2,6-diaminopimelate ligase: protein MRLSALAHALNLPFPPGPDPEVTGVTHNAAWVLPGSVFVAIRGARFDAHSFLDDAAARGAVAVLGEGVPGGVSSSLPYLKVPSARAALADVAAVLAGHPSRELKVVGVTGTDGKTTTSWMTVHLLRAAGLSSGLLSTVGYQLPDGELHHFPAHFTTPEAPQVQQNLREQVGAGAQAVVLEASSHALALDRVRAVEWDVAIWTQLSSEHLDFHGTLEQYFADKRRLIERAPFAVLNADDPWTAQLVHLGAHVLYGEAQEADWRASDIREEADGLRFLLSSPLGSAEARLPMIGRFNVHNALAAMAAAAQLGAQLPELLDGLSSFRGVPGRMELIPGGHGRRVVVDFAHTPPSLEKALSTLRATTPGRLFVVIGSAGGQRDPSKRAPLGEVAARLADHAVFTEEDSRDTPITDILTEMERGAAQTGRRNFESLPDRRDAIHRVVSLAGSGDTVLLAGKGPEDTLERLHETIAWNETQEAVDALAAHPL from the coding sequence ATGCGTCTTTCCGCCCTGGCCCACGCCCTGAATCTTCCGTTTCCGCCCGGCCCCGACCCCGAGGTGACGGGCGTGACCCATAACGCCGCCTGGGTGCTGCCGGGCAGCGTCTTCGTGGCGATTCGCGGAGCACGTTTCGACGCTCACAGTTTTCTGGACGATGCGGCGGCGCGGGGCGCGGTGGCGGTGCTTGGAGAGGGAGTACCCGGCGGCGTGTCGTCGTCTCTACCCTATCTGAAGGTGCCGAGCGCCCGAGCCGCGCTGGCCGACGTGGCGGCGGTGCTGGCGGGCCACCCCAGCCGTGAGCTGAAGGTAGTGGGCGTCACCGGCACCGACGGCAAGACCACGACGAGCTGGATGACCGTTCATCTGCTCCGGGCTGCCGGGCTGTCGTCAGGCCTGCTGAGCACCGTGGGCTATCAGTTGCCGGACGGCGAGCTGCACCATTTCCCGGCGCACTTCACCACCCCGGAAGCCCCGCAGGTGCAGCAGAACCTGCGCGAACAGGTCGGGGCGGGGGCGCAGGCGGTGGTGCTGGAGGCCAGCAGTCATGCCCTGGCGCTCGACCGGGTGCGGGCGGTGGAATGGGACGTGGCGATCTGGACGCAGCTTTCGAGCGAACATCTGGACTTTCACGGCACGCTCGAACAGTACTTTGCCGACAAACGCAGGCTGATCGAGCGTGCTCCGTTCGCGGTGCTGAATGCCGACGACCCCTGGACAGCGCAGCTCGTCCACCTGGGGGCACACGTGCTGTACGGCGAGGCGCAGGAGGCGGACTGGCGGGCCAGCGACATCCGTGAGGAAGCGGACGGGCTGCGCTTCCTGCTGTCGTCACCGCTGGGCAGCGCCGAGGCACGTCTGCCGATGATCGGGCGCTTCAACGTGCATAACGCGCTGGCGGCGATGGCGGCAGCGGCGCAGCTGGGAGCACAGCTGCCAGAGCTGCTGGACGGTCTTTCCAGTTTCAGGGGTGTGCCGGGCCGCATGGAACTGATTCCCGGCGGGCACGGCAGGCGCGTGGTGGTCGATTTCGCGCACACGCCGCCCAGCCTGGAAAAAGCCCTGAGCACCCTGCGGGCCACCACGCCGGGCCGCCTGTTCGTGGTGATCGGGTCGGCGGGCGGGCAACGCGACCCGTCCAAACGTGCGCCGCTGGGCGAGGTGGCGGCGCGGCTGGCCGACCACGCCGTCTTTACCGAGGAAGACAGCCGCGACACGCCCATCACCGACATCCTGACCGAGATGGAGCGCGGAGCCGCCCAGACAGGCCGCCGCAATTTCGAATCGCTGCCCGACCGCCGAGACGCCATCCACCGTGTCGTCTCGCTGGCTGGCAGCGGCGACACCGTGTTGCTGGCGGGCAAGGGGCCGGAAGACACGCTGGAGCGCCTGCACGAAACCATTGCCTGGAACGAGACACAGGAAGCGGTAGACGCGCTGGCGGCCCACCCGCTCTGA
- a CDS encoding class I SAM-dependent methyltransferase, whose product MQRVPFSALASVYDAIMADIDYHEWAEFIATYAQDAGLSPTSALDLACGTGALTAELQAMGLEVVGLDGSAEMLAVARSRLPKTELVQADLRDFELNRRFDLITCVFDSLNNLTEPSDLGRSLTRMAAHLTPGGLLAFDVNTRIGVRDLWEGEVLEGLAPLADGREVHYHWSHHYDAATELGTVQAFCRIEGEEFVELHTERGYDVADLEPLLRAAGFASWECCEYPDYAEPWPETPRIWVFARTAPAETP is encoded by the coding sequence ATGCAGCGAGTTCCCTTCTCGGCCCTGGCGAGCGTTTACGACGCGATCATGGCCGATATCGACTACCACGAGTGGGCTGAGTTTATCGCCACGTATGCCCAGGACGCGGGTCTGTCGCCCACCTCTGCCCTCGATCTGGCGTGCGGGACAGGTGCGCTGACCGCCGAACTGCAGGCGATGGGGCTGGAGGTGGTCGGGCTGGACGGAAGCGCCGAGATGCTCGCTGTAGCCCGCTCGCGGCTGCCGAAGACCGAACTGGTGCAGGCCGACCTGCGAGACTTCGAGCTGAATCGCCGCTTTGATCTCATCACGTGTGTTTTCGACAGCCTGAATAACCTGACCGAGCCTTCCGACCTGGGCCGTTCGCTGACCCGCATGGCCGCCCATCTGACCCCTGGCGGGCTGCTGGCCTTCGACGTGAATACCCGAATCGGCGTGCGCGACCTGTGGGAAGGCGAGGTGCTGGAAGGACTGGCTCCGCTGGCCGACGGGCGCGAGGTGCATTATCACTGGTCGCACCACTACGACGCCGCCACCGAACTCGGCACCGTGCAGGCGTTCTGCCGCATCGAAGGCGAGGAATTCGTGGAGCTGCATACCGAGCGTGGGTACGATGTGGCCGATCTGGAACCGCTGCTGCGGGCGGCAGGATTCGCGTCATGGGAATGCTGCGAGTATCCCGATTATGCCGAACCCTGGCCGGAAACGCCGCGCATCTGGGTCTTTGCCCGTACAGCGCCAGCGGAGACCCCATGA
- a CDS encoding O-antigen ligase, which produces MTLPFGIRRPASWHTWGSLLLVALWGWTTLPCLQVNPAFIFVHQSVPLPLVIASVVLVAAHWRSVPLIGWLWLLSGAVTVLWSLSPGFTLLSIQWDAVLLGALVAGQLLWKLPALPLSITAATSGWASLSLVALGARFYLSGSVMYIAAALAVPALSVYVALWWRQRRLLRLGSAVIAVVLLYIIGISASRAALLPTLLILGVATWRLHGEGANWKQLSLGLLLLLGGVALIDTLVFDHAVLQAIGLKTFDTLHKATQEGGNLETRLQMWEVAFHAFTTHPFGLGSGAYGDVFQSTQAWPAYYSRFVHNTFLETLASGGFLRFGALCWLLWQAFQNSWRSARWPVALALVGIWLNMCFDITGGIPSTLLIAFLTAGLSLGASETQHDKATQAPTKIRGIMPTLAALSALVVIGVTLAWWWPQDVEQQATWRGLWPPAIGSIPSKEREAVLTQAVNRFPKSIGLQKLWISSASESQREQRLNAVTQIIPYGDASFFLQLAQQQRKSGQSTQAAQTEALCLSHFGRLRSPLGLTLTPGSISGISLHDLCLHP; this is translated from the coding sequence GTGACCCTTCCTTTCGGTATAAGGCGGCCTGCGTCCTGGCATACCTGGGGATCGCTGCTGCTCGTAGCGCTCTGGGGCTGGACGACTCTTCCATGTCTGCAAGTCAATCCAGCATTTATCTTCGTTCATCAGAGCGTCCCCCTGCCTCTGGTCATCGCTTCTGTCGTACTGGTCGCCGCTCACTGGCGATCTGTGCCGCTGATCGGCTGGCTCTGGCTCCTCTCCGGTGCCGTGACCGTGCTGTGGAGCCTCTCGCCGGGATTTACACTCCTGAGTATCCAGTGGGACGCTGTACTCCTCGGAGCGCTGGTTGCCGGGCAGCTGCTCTGGAAGCTCCCGGCCCTGCCCCTGAGCATCACGGCAGCGACAAGTGGCTGGGCAAGTCTGAGCCTCGTGGCGCTCGGCGCACGTTTTTATCTGTCGGGGTCGGTCATGTATATCGCCGCTGCACTGGCTGTTCCTGCACTGAGCGTGTATGTGGCCCTGTGGTGGCGACAGCGGCGGCTCCTGCGCCTGGGATCAGCAGTGATTGCTGTCGTCCTGCTCTACATCATCGGTATCAGCGCTTCACGGGCAGCCCTGCTGCCGACGCTCCTCATCCTTGGCGTGGCCACCTGGCGTCTGCACGGCGAAGGAGCAAACTGGAAACAGCTGAGCCTGGGCCTGCTCCTGCTCCTGGGTGGCGTTGCCCTGATCGATACCCTGGTATTCGATCACGCGGTCTTGCAGGCCATCGGTCTCAAAACCTTCGACACTCTGCACAAAGCTACACAGGAAGGCGGCAATCTGGAAACCCGCCTTCAGATGTGGGAAGTCGCCTTCCATGCATTTACCACGCATCCTTTTGGACTAGGCAGCGGCGCTTACGGCGACGTCTTCCAATCGACCCAGGCGTGGCCTGCGTATTACTCGCGTTTTGTCCACAACACTTTTCTGGAGACCCTGGCGAGCGGGGGGTTTCTAAGGTTCGGTGCCCTGTGCTGGTTGCTCTGGCAGGCTTTTCAGAACAGCTGGCGTTCTGCACGCTGGCCGGTAGCTCTGGCGCTCGTCGGAATCTGGCTCAATATGTGTTTCGACATCACTGGGGGCATTCCAAGCACGCTCCTCATTGCCTTTCTGACGGCCGGATTGAGCCTGGGTGCCAGCGAGACACAGCACGACAAAGCCACCCAAGCACCTACGAAGATTCGAGGGATAATGCCGACGTTGGCCGCTCTCTCGGCACTGGTGGTGATCGGGGTCACGCTGGCCTGGTGGTGGCCTCAGGACGTCGAGCAACAGGCGACATGGCGGGGCCTTTGGCCGCCTGCAATCGGCAGCATCCCTAGCAAGGAACGTGAAGCCGTGTTGACACAGGCAGTCAACCGCTTTCCGAAGAGCATTGGGCTGCAAAAACTCTGGATCTCCTCGGCTTCGGAATCGCAGCGGGAACAACGCCTGAATGCAGTCACTCAGATCATCCCTTATGGCGATGCCTCGTTCTTTCTGCAACTGGCTCAGCAACAGCGGAAATCGGGGCAGTCAACACAAGCAGCCCAGACAGAAGCGCTGTGTCTCTCGCACTTCGGACGCCTACGCTCACCACTCGGGTTAACTCTGACACCAGGCAGCATCTCAGGCATCAGCCTGCATGATCTATGTCTGCATCCATAA
- a CDS encoding prepilin-type N-terminal cleavage/methylation domain-containing protein, which yields MKNAKRTQGFTLIELLIVIAIIGILAAVLIPNLLNARKAANNTAASSLLRNAVTAAESYSSAYNARITTQTACTDAKVLSIATLPSSVTACQIVQTANGTYGFSTSSNGVSYQFDGSAIVNNSAASMPTSMP from the coding sequence ATGAAGAACGCAAAACGCACCCAGGGCTTTACCCTCATCGAGCTGCTGATCGTGATCGCGATCATCGGTATTCTCGCTGCCGTCCTGATCCCCAACCTGCTGAACGCCCGTAAGGCCGCCAACAACACCGCCGCCAGCAGCCTGCTGCGTAACGCCGTGACCGCTGCCGAGAGCTACAGCAGTGCTTACAACGCCCGCATCACCACGCAGACTGCCTGCACCGATGCTAAGGTCCTGAGCATCGCTACTCTGCCCAGTAGCGTTACCGCTTGCCAGATCGTTCAGACGGCTAACGGCACCTACGGCTTCTCGACCTCGAGCAACGGCGTGTCTTACCAGTTCGATGGCAGCGCTATCGTTAACAACAGCGCCGCTAGCATGCCCACCAGCATGCCCTGA